A stretch of Cicer arietinum cultivar CDC Frontier isolate Library 1 chromosome 5, Cicar.CDCFrontier_v2.0, whole genome shotgun sequence DNA encodes these proteins:
- the LOC101496219 gene encoding pentatricopeptide repeat-containing protein At5g15280, mitochondrial, whose amino-acid sequence MLLFLSTLRRHYPNLLSSLHHLSTKSTTIPSLSNPNSSFKPHLLELSTVIPEITRQFWTLPILKPQHVLEILLNYQSECVHVGVHVKKVQSLYEIFKWGVENENTHFLQSYEVMSLLLVHVGLFTEAENLIEGRGVSCEILNKLIKGYVSVKELEKAVLVYDGMKEKGIVPSRLCYRVLLDYLVKMKRTNIAFPVAFDLVDLGGNLSGDEMNILEDVMVLLCVDRKIHEARSLIRKVLHLKNFEVSSFVFDEIAFGYCEKKDFKDLISFFAEVNCAPSVIAGNRVMNSMCISYGVERALLFLKELESVGFSPDEVTYGILIGWSCHEGKMKNALRYLFVMLSKRFVPHLCTYNALISGLFKVGMLEHAREILDEMIDRGMAPDISTFRVLIAGYCKSRRFDKVKSLIREMESRGLVKLSSTENPISKAFQILGLDPLRVRLKRDNEKKLFKAEFFDEMGNGLYLDTDVDEFDTHVASVLEESLLPNFNVSVKKECSINNLKNALILVDEMLCWGQELLLPEFSKLVSQLCSSRSQITPLIKLLEKVPRSSCELDHETLNLVVQAYSKKGLLCRAKTLLDEMLQKKLHIDNETYTSLFIPLCKKGNMKDFSYYWNIACRNKWSPKLEEFKNLLGHICQQKMVQEALQFLEIMLSSYPHLRLDIYHVFIEVLSANGLTGTALVVFKQLQHCLFLDHSDYNNLIQGLSNEGKFSLAFTILDDMLDRNMAPCLDVSVLLIPRLCKAHRYSKAIELKDIILKEHPSFSHAAHCALICGFCNIENVAKADSLFRDMLSTGLSLDDKLCNMLIEGYCQANGMKKVGELLGVAIRKSFDLSLSSYRNLVRLMCMKGRIPFALSLKNFMLAQCSLDDLIIYNILIFYLLSTGNRLDVNKILTEIKEKKVVLDEVGHNYLVYGFLQCKDLSSSFHYLTTMISKGLKPSNRSLRMVISSLCDVGELQKALELSREMGLRGWIHDSIVQTTIVENLLSCGLVKEAESFLDRMEDESLTPENIDYDCLIKRFCQYRRLNKAVHLMNIMLKKSNVPISTSYDFLIRGFCARNELDIASNFYSEMLNWNLKPRIDTLEILVFSFCQSGRTEQAEQFLEDMIHGGETPTRKMYCTVIKSYHMEKKNLRKASELMQAMQEKGYQPDFEIHWSHISNLSNAKEKVTDNNGSNKGFLSRLLSKTGFLQKR is encoded by the coding sequence ATGCTCCTCTTTCTGTCCACTCTTCGCCGCCATTACCCAAACCTTCTTTCTTCTCTTCACCACCTCTCCACCAAATCAACAACCATTCCTTCTCTTTCAAACCCTAATTCTTCTTTCAAACCCCATCTTCTAGAACTTTCTACCGTCATCCCCGAAATCACCCGCCAATTTTGGACCCTTCCAATTTTGAAACCGCAACACGTGCTTGAAATATTGCTTAATTATCAATCCGAGTGTGTCCACGTTGGTGTTCATGTAAAAAAGGTTCAATCTTTATACGAAATTTTCAAATGGGGTGTTGAGAATGAAAACACCcattttttgcaatcttatgaGGTTATGTCACTGCTTCTTGTTCATGTTGGGTTGTTTACAGAAGCTGAGAATTTGATCGAGGGTCGAGGAGTTTCGTGTGAGATTTTGAATAAACTAATTAAAGGGTATGTTAGTGTGAAGGAATTGGAAAAAGCTGTTTTAGTGTATGATGGCATGAAGGAAAAAGGAATAGTTCCTTCGAGGTTGTGTTATCGGGTTTTGCTCGATTATTTGGTGAAGATGAAGAGAACAAATATTGCGTTTCCCGTGGCGTTTGATTTGGTTGATTTGGGGGGGAATTTGAGTGGTGATGAGATGAATATATTGGAGGATGTTATGGTGTTGCTTTGCGTCGATAGGAAGATTCATGAAGCTAGAAGCTTGATTAGGAAGGTGTTGCATTTGAAAAACTTTGAGGTTAGTAGCTTTGtttttgatgaaattgcattCGGATATTGTGAGAAGAAGGACTTTAAAGATTTGATTAGTTTCTTTGCTGAAGTAAATTGTGCTCCTAGTGTAATAGCTGGTAATAGAGTTATGAATTCTATGTGCATAAGTTATGGTGTAGAAAGGGCATTATTGTTTTTGAAGGAACTAGAAAGTGTAGGTTTTAGTCCTGATGAAGTAACCTATGGTATATTAATTGGTTGGAGTTGCCATGAAGGGAAGATGAAAAATGCATTGagatatttatttgttatgCTATCAAAACGCTTTGTTCCACATTTATGTACTTATAATGCTCTTATAAGTGGTTTGTTTAAAGTAGGTATGTTAGAGCATGCTAGAGAAATTCTTGATGAAATGATTGATAGGGGAATGGCGCCTGATATTTCGACTTTTAGGGTTCTTATAGCAGGGTATTGTAAGTCTAGACGGTTTGATAAAGTGAAAAGTTTGATTCGTGAGATGGAGAGCCGTGGTTTGGTTAAGCTTTCTTCAACAGAGAATCCAATTTCcaaggcatttcagattttGGGCTTGGACCCTTTGCGCGTGAGGTTGAAACGAGACAACGAGAAGAAACTTTTCAAAGCAGAGTTCTTTGACGAAATGGGAAATGGACTTTATTTGGATACAGATGTTGACGAGTTTGACACTCACGTTGCTTCGGTTCTTGAAGAATCCTTGTTACCAAACTTCAATGTATCTGTCAAGAAGGAATGCAGCATTAACAACCTAAAAAATGCACTGATTTTGGTTGATGAAATGCTTTGTTGGGGCCAAGAATTACTGCTACCCGAATTCTCAAAGTTAGTGAGCCAACTTTGTTCATCTCGATCACAAATCACACCATTGATCAAACTTTTGGAGAAAGTGCCACGGTCTTCCTGTGAACTCGACCACGAAACCCTCAATTTGGTTGTACAGGCATACAGCAAGAAGGGATTACTGTGCCGAGCAAAAACTCTTCTAGATGAAATGCTTCAAAAGAAACTTCACATCGACAATGAGACATATACCTCCTTATTCATACCTTTATGTAAGAAAGGAAACATGAAGGACTTCAGTTATTACTGGAACATTGCTTGTAGAAATAAATGGTCACCAAAGTTGGAGGAATTTAAAAATCTCCTTGGTCATATCTGCCAACAGAAAATGGTTCAAGAAGCATTACAGTTTCTTGAAATCATGCTTTCATCATACCCTCACCTAAGGTTAGATATATATCACGTATTTATAGAAGTACTTTCTGCTAACGGTCTTACAGGCACCGCACTTGTAGTTTTCAAACAACTACAGCATTGTTTATTCTTGGATCATTCTGATTATAATAATCTTATTCAAGGTTTATCTAATGAGGGTAAATTTTCACTAGCTTTTACAATATTGGATGATATGCTAGATAGAAATATGGCACCTTGTTTGGATGTTTCAGTCTTGTTAATCCCTCGATTGTGCAAGGCTCATAGATACAGCAAAGCTATTGAATTAAAAGATATCATTCTGAAAGAACATCCTTCATTTTCTCACGCTGCTCATTGTGCGTTGATATGCGGATTTTGTAATATAGAGAACGTTGCGAAAGCAGACTCTCTGTTTCGAGATATGTTATCTACAGGATTAAGTTTAGATGATAAGCTTTGTAACATGCTCATTGAGGGATACTGCCAAGCTAATGGCATGAAAAAAGTGGGGGAGCTACTTGGTGTTGCAATAAGAAAAAGTTTTGACCTATCCCTCTCAAGTTACAGGAATTTGGTCCGATTGATGTGTATGAAGGGTAGAATACCATTTGCACTAAGCTTAAAGAACTTTATGCTTGCACAATGTTCACTTGATGACCTTATCATATATAACATTCTTATTTTCTATCTCTTGTCAACTGGAAACCGTTTGGATGTTAATAAGATACTAACCGAAATCAAAGAGAAAAAAGTTGTACTCGATGAAGTTGGTCATAATTATCTTGTCTATGGTTTCTTGCAATGTAAAGATTTATCCAGTTCTTTCCATTATCTGACTACCATGATTTCGAAGGGACTCAAACCGAGTAACCGCAGCTTAAGGATGGTAATTAGCAGTCTGTGTGATGTCGGGGAGCTGCAGAAAGCCCTGGAATTGAGTCGAGAAATGGGATTAAGAGGATGGATACATGATTCCATCGTCCAAACAACCATTGTTGAAAACCTTCTTTCCTGTGGTTTGGTAAAAGAAGCGGAAAGTTTTTTGGACAGGATGGAAGACGAATCTCTAACTCCCGAGAATATCGATTACGATTGCCTGATTAAGCGTTTTTGTCAATACAGAAGATTGAATAAGGCAGTTCATCTTATGAACATAATGCTAAAGAAATCCAACGTTCCAATTTCCACCAGCTATGATTTCCTCATTCGTGGATTCTGTGCACGAAACGAATTGGACATAGCTTCGAATTTTTATTCTGAGATGCTAAACTGGAATCTCAAACCGAGAATCGACACATTGGAGATTCTTGTCTTTAGCTTCTGCCAATCTGGAAGAACAGAACAAGCAGAACAATTCTTAGAGGACATGATTCATGGAGGTGAAACTCCAACCAGAAAAATGTATTGCACTGTAATTAAAAGTTATCACATGGAAAAGAAGAATTTAAGGAAGGCATCAGAGCTCATGCAAGCCATGCAGGAAAAGGGCTACCAGCCTGACTTTGAGATACATTGGTCTCACATAAGCAACTTAAGCAATGCCAAAGAAAAGGTTACTGATAATAATGGCAGCAACAAAGGATTTTTATCAAGGCTTCTTTCAAAAACTGGCTTTCTTCAAAAGAGATGA